One Senegalimassilia faecalis genomic window, CGGCGATTTCAGCGCCGACCGCATCGCCGACTACGACGCCTTTGCGTTCGGCTGCCCCGCCATGGGCGACGAAGAGCTTGAGGACGGCGAATTCCTGCCTATGTACGACGAAGTTGAGCCGGCGCTTTCCGGCCAGAAGGTGGCGCTGTTCGGCTCCTACGATTGGAACGACGGCGAATGGATGGAGCTGTGGGAGCAGCGCGCCGAAGAAGCCGGCTTGAACGTGGTGGATAGCGTCATCGCGAAAGACTATCCCGACGACGATGCCGCAACCGACTGCATGCGTCTTGGAGCTCAACTGGCATAACGCAGCGGCGGCTAGACCACTTGCAAAGCGCTGGTCTAGCCGCTATTTCGATTTCCCGCCGCGTCTCTTATCGCTGTATCACGTAGTAGCCGGCATCGCGCAAAACGTCTTTCGCGCGCCCCATGTCAAGCGGCTGCTTGGACAGCACGTGGGCGTTCTTTTCCGCAAGGTTGACGCGCGCCCACACGCCATCGATGCCGTTCAGTGCATTTTCCACGGCAGCCACGCACTTTTCGCAAGTCATGCCGCCAACGGGCACATCGGTGGTGTACGGATAGTTCGCCTCGTCGGTATCAGTCACGTGCACGCGACGGGCCTTCTTCGCGCTTTTCTTGCCGCAGCACGACCCATCGCCGGAAAACGTGCGGATAGCCTGCCGTCCAGCAAAAAAGCCAGCGACAACGATTGCTATGCAGATAATCACGGTTGCGACCATAGCTTCCTCCTCATAACTTCTGAAACTTAACCGATTGTAACACTTTGGCGCAACCAGGCCATTTACTTCTGCTTCTTCAGCATGGCGGGCCATTGGATGGAAATCCTTTACTGCAGCTTCATGAATATCTTCGGCATCGTGGACGCCGATTCGCTGGTGTGAGACAACCCCCTGCATCCGTTCATGGTATACGGCATCGGCGTGCTGGTGTGCGCCATCGCCCTGGTGCCGCTACGCATCCAGCTGGCAAAACGTCGCAAAACCATGTGGGGCGCCGCACTGGAATTCTTCGTCATCACCGTGCTGGTGTGCATGGCTATGGAGCTTGCCATGGGCTTTCTGCTCAACCAGCCCGATGCCGCGGGCAACTACCCGCTGTGGGACAACTCGCAACTGCCCGGCAACATTTTGGGCCAGGCGTGGATCGTGAACGACATCTGCCTGGGCGTCGTGGCCATGCTGTACACGTGGGTCATCTACCCGCTGTGCCAAAAGGCGCTGGCAAAAGTGCCCATCCGCGTCATGCGCCCCGCTGCGGCAATCGTTGTTGCGGGCTTTGTGGTGCTGTGCGTGGTGAAATTCGCGTAAGTACGGCAACACCGCCGCACGTTTGGCGGCGTTTCCCGAAATTAGTTACCGAAGAGCG contains:
- a CDS encoding flavodoxin, with protein sequence MSKVAVVFWSGTGNTEAMADLVAQGARAAGATADIIQCGDFSADRIADYDAFAFGCPAMGDEELEDGEFLPMYDEVEPALSGQKVALFGSYDWNDGEWMELWEQRAEEAGLNVVDSVIAKDYPDDDAATDCMRLGAQLA
- a CDS encoding putative ABC transporter permease, which produces MVYGIGVLVCAIALVPLRIQLAKRRKTMWGAALEFFVITVLVCMAMELAMGFLLNQPDAAGNYPLWDNSQLPGNILGQAWIVNDICLGVVAMLYTWVIYPLCQKALAKVPIRVMRPAAAIVVAGFVVLCVVKFA
- a CDS encoding heavy-metal-associated domain-containing protein codes for the protein MVATVIICIAIVVAGFFAGRQAIRTFSGDGSCCGKKSAKKARRVHVTDTDEANYPYTTDVPVGGMTCEKCVAAVENALNGIDGVWARVNLAEKNAHVLSKQPLDMGRAKDVLRDAGYYVIQR